Proteins co-encoded in one Blastocatellia bacterium genomic window:
- a CDS encoding tetratricopeptide repeat protein produces MKSTSMAVYSLLALLALAATDANGPTLQQRHAQIRRAVEAAEWHQAEKALLELRRAMPAAFTANNYDYLLGRVRHKQGKLDAARQEYASVVERKALLSDYALWHLAEIARSSGQPEAHRHYLETLIRSYPTSLLAEPSRWRLADSFLASKDYAKALAIYNELAKGQGPQARKAQLRIGQTEFEAGRLAAARAALNALLSSRTRDDYALAAVHLLDELDSRANATPDVTTRLRRARIYQFNRDYDQARRHFLAIVNEAPTHPSVPEVLYEIGRGYYQQELFEQAIEWYERVYKQFPKTKYGEQGFYQAGHAHARMQRWSQAVERYEAYLAAYPKGETVTGAHLNAIDALRSAGQAQEALAWCQRTMERFPGELAATTALFSQARIHLAQQQYEAALADFDALLKHNLNRPGPRAPNRPEVTFMRGYCLEQLGRYSDAVAVYLSLPDERDHYYGHRATARLRELARHPQAGALMRARVKMLRQRVQSEQAAGRYQQAFDAALEAWRLCRDDDEQKHWIEQLRQLVVRLPDARSWVNLQVMNMARPIRSEAITVERSARALASELLFLGLPDEGAPELSASFGPNRAQLSSSQLYTLAVYLLQGGYPAEALDIGEIYLAPLIQQRIQPRLLPARLAQTLYPVAYKDLLQRYASERKLDPRFVLSVIRQESRFRVEAKSIAAARGLLQLIPSTAERLAQEAGRRNFQLEQLYEPEIAIELGVRHLDELRRQFSNNWPAVAAAYNAGAESVQRWLARAQHPDPDRFVIEIAFQETKDYVYRVMSNYNAYQQIVSERLK; encoded by the coding sequence ATGAAATCAACCAGCATGGCCGTTTACTCGCTGCTGGCGCTGCTGGCGCTGGCGGCAACGGATGCGAACGGGCCGACACTTCAACAACGACATGCACAGATTCGCCGAGCCGTTGAGGCGGCAGAGTGGCATCAAGCCGAAAAAGCGTTGCTCGAACTGCGACGCGCCATGCCAGCGGCATTCACTGCGAACAATTATGACTACTTGCTCGGACGTGTGCGACACAAGCAAGGCAAGCTCGATGCAGCCCGCCAAGAGTATGCGAGCGTGGTCGAGCGAAAAGCACTGCTGAGCGACTACGCGCTGTGGCATCTGGCTGAGATTGCCCGTTCCAGTGGCCAACCGGAAGCTCACCGGCATTACCTGGAAACGCTCATCCGCTCGTATCCGACCAGCTTGCTGGCTGAGCCAAGCCGTTGGCGGCTGGCCGATAGTTTCCTTGCGAGCAAGGATTATGCAAAGGCGCTCGCCATCTACAACGAACTGGCGAAAGGGCAGGGCCCGCAGGCGCGAAAAGCGCAACTCAGAATCGGGCAGACCGAATTTGAAGCCGGACGACTCGCGGCGGCGCGCGCCGCGCTCAATGCCTTGTTGAGCAGCCGAACGCGGGACGACTATGCGCTGGCAGCCGTCCACTTGTTGGACGAGCTGGACAGCCGTGCTAACGCCACGCCGGATGTCACCACCCGTCTGCGACGCGCGCGGATTTACCAATTCAACCGCGACTATGATCAGGCACGCCGCCATTTTCTAGCGATTGTGAATGAAGCGCCGACGCATCCATCGGTCCCTGAAGTCCTCTACGAAATCGGACGCGGCTATTATCAACAGGAGCTTTTCGAGCAGGCCATCGAATGGTACGAGCGCGTCTACAAGCAATTTCCTAAAACCAAGTACGGCGAGCAAGGCTTCTATCAAGCCGGCCACGCGCACGCGCGCATGCAACGATGGTCGCAGGCTGTCGAACGTTATGAAGCCTATCTGGCCGCGTATCCCAAGGGCGAAACGGTGACGGGGGCGCACTTGAATGCTATTGACGCTTTGCGGTCTGCCGGCCAGGCGCAGGAAGCGCTTGCGTGGTGTCAGCGAACGATGGAGCGTTTTCCCGGCGAGCTGGCGGCCACCACAGCGTTGTTTTCGCAGGCGCGCATTCATCTGGCGCAACAGCAGTACGAAGCGGCGCTCGCCGATTTCGACGCGCTGCTCAAGCACAATCTGAATCGTCCAGGCCCGCGCGCGCCGAATCGCCCGGAAGTCACGTTCATGCGCGGCTATTGCCTAGAACAATTGGGACGCTACAGCGACGCGGTGGCCGTTTATCTGAGTCTGCCTGATGAACGAGATCACTACTACGGCCATCGAGCCACAGCGCGACTGCGTGAGCTAGCGCGGCATCCTCAAGCCGGCGCGTTGATGCGCGCGCGAGTGAAAATGTTGCGGCAACGTGTGCAATCGGAGCAAGCCGCCGGTCGCTACCAGCAAGCCTTTGACGCCGCGCTTGAGGCGTGGCGACTCTGTCGGGACGACGATGAGCAGAAGCACTGGATTGAGCAACTGCGGCAATTGGTCGTGCGCCTTCCCGATGCGCGTTCGTGGGTCAACCTGCAGGTCATGAACATGGCACGCCCGATACGCAGCGAGGCAATCACGGTGGAACGGTCGGCTCGCGCGCTGGCCAGCGAATTACTCTTCCTCGGCCTGCCTGATGAAGGCGCGCCCGAACTATCAGCCTCCTTTGGTCCCAACCGCGCGCAACTGAGCTCCTCACAGTTATACACGTTGGCCGTGTATCTGCTTCAGGGCGGCTATCCGGCCGAGGCGTTGGACATTGGCGAAATCTACTTGGCGCCGTTGATACAGCAACGTATTCAACCCCGCTTATTACCGGCGAGGCTGGCCCAGACGCTCTATCCGGTGGCCTACAAAGACCTGTTGCAGCGATATGCCAGTGAGCGCAAGCTCGACCCGCGATTCGTGCTGTCTGTTATCCGTCAAGAGAGCCGCTTTCGCGTGGAGGCGAAATCCATCGCGGCGGCGCGTGGGCTGCTGCAACTGATTCCTTCAACAGCGGAGCGACTGGCGCAGGAAGCCGGCAGGCGAAACTTTCAACTGGAACAACTCTATGAGCCGGAGATAGCCATCGAACTGGGCGTCCGGCATCTGGACGAGCTGCGACGCCAATTCTCCAACAACTGGCCGGCAGTGGCCGCCGCTTACAATGCAGGCGCCGAGAGCGTTCAGCGATGGCTCGCTCGCGCGCAGCATCCGGACCCCGACCGATTCGTCATAGAAATTGCTTTTCAGGAAACGAAGGATTACGTCTACCGCGTCATGAGCAACTACAACGCCTATCAACAGATTGTCTCAGAACGGTTGAAATAA
- the mpl gene encoding UDP-N-acetylmuramate:L-alanyl-gamma-D-glutamyl-meso-diaminopimelate ligase, protein MAGLAGLLKAQGHHVTGSDENVYPPMSTLLEQLGVTVLQGYRPEHLQPPPDVVVIGNALSRGNPEIEETLNAKLYYTSMPQVIKEQFIRGRHSIVVAGTHGKTTTTSLVTWLLEAGGLSPSFLIGGVAENFGSSFRLTDSPYFVIEGDEYDTAYFDKGPKFMHYLPDTAILNCIEFDHADIYDNLEAVKLAFRRFVNLIPGNGALIADFDSPHVRDVSTIARCSLHTFGLGDQAEWRATDISASAEGMRFRVVRNGQEWGEVSTPLIGEMNARNVLAAIAAATLLGVERRIIAQALPQFKSVKRRLEVLGEVDGVTVIDDFAHHPTAVRSTLEALRDKYPGRRLIAVFEPRSRTSRLKIFQQEFEEALSGADMAVIAPLYNPGVAPQDDWLSVDMLVEQLNRRGTRAHAPGSVDEIVAYLTEETRRGDVVAIMSNGAFGGIHQKLMAALANRSRRRRIVSDT, encoded by the coding sequence ATGGCTGGACTAGCCGGATTACTGAAGGCTCAAGGCCATCACGTGACCGGCTCGGATGAGAACGTCTATCCGCCGATGTCCACGCTGCTTGAACAACTCGGTGTGACCGTCTTGCAGGGCTATCGCCCGGAGCATCTGCAACCGCCTCCGGATGTCGTGGTCATCGGCAATGCGCTCTCGCGCGGCAATCCAGAGATCGAAGAAACGCTCAACGCAAAACTCTATTACACGTCCATGCCGCAGGTCATCAAGGAGCAATTCATTCGCGGGCGCCACTCCATTGTTGTTGCTGGCACACATGGCAAGACGACGACGACATCGCTGGTGACATGGCTGCTGGAAGCGGGCGGCTTGAGTCCAAGCTTTCTCATCGGCGGCGTCGCCGAAAACTTCGGCAGCAGCTTTCGCCTCACTGATAGCCCCTACTTCGTCATCGAAGGCGATGAATACGATACGGCCTATTTTGACAAAGGACCGAAATTCATGCACTACTTGCCGGACACCGCAATTCTCAATTGCATTGAATTCGATCACGCTGACATCTATGACAATTTGGAAGCTGTCAAGCTGGCATTTCGTCGGTTCGTCAATCTGATTCCTGGCAACGGCGCGCTCATTGCCGACTTCGATTCGCCGCATGTGCGCGATGTGTCAACCATCGCGCGCTGTTCGCTGCACACGTTCGGACTCGGCGATCAGGCCGAGTGGCGGGCGACCGACATCAGCGCATCGGCTGAGGGCATGCGCTTTCGTGTCGTTCGCAACGGTCAAGAGTGGGGCGAGGTGAGCACGCCGTTGATCGGTGAGATGAACGCGCGCAACGTACTGGCTGCCATTGCTGCGGCTACGCTGTTGGGTGTTGAACGTCGCATCATCGCCCAGGCGCTGCCTCAATTCAAAAGCGTCAAGCGACGGTTAGAAGTGCTGGGCGAAGTTGACGGCGTTACGGTGATTGACGATTTTGCTCACCATCCGACAGCCGTTCGTAGCACGCTTGAGGCGCTGCGCGACAAGTATCCCGGACGGCGGTTGATTGCTGTCTTCGAGCCGCGCTCACGAACGTCCCGATTGAAAATCTTTCAGCAGGAATTTGAGGAGGCGCTCTCAGGAGCCGACATGGCCGTGATCGCGCCATTGTACAATCCCGGCGTCGCGCCTCAAGACGACTGGCTCTCAGTTGACATGTTGGTCGAACAGCTCAACCGGCGCGGCACGCGGGCACACGCGCCGGGAAGCGTAGATGAGATTGTCGCGTATCTCACTGAGGAAACTCGTCGCGGTGATGTCGTGGCCATCATGTCGAATGGCGCTTTTGGTGGCATTCATCAAAAGCTAATGGCGGCGCTGGCCAACCGCTCGCGTCGCCGGCGCATTGTGTCAGACACATAA
- the ftsZ gene encoding cell division protein FtsZ — protein sequence MTIESSALGKLNIDFVESQREGAVIKVIGVGGGGGNAVNHMINERIEGVQFIVANTDAQALKLSQAQIKLQMGEKLTKGLGAGANPNIGRDAALEDTEKILEALEGADMVFITAGLGGGTGTGAAPIIASLAAELNALTVAVVTKPFAFEGRKRMEQAEQGLRDLKECVDTLITIPNERLLSVVDKTVTLLNAFKLVDDVLRQAVQGISDLIKVPGLINLDFADVKTIMAGMGMALMGMGEATGDNRALEATQRAISSPLLEEGSIEGARGVLINVTGGSDLTLFEVNQAISLVREAAHEDANILFGAVINDSMRNGMKVTVIATGFDKSAIRQVQQPIPHAGLRPGLGPLSGIGGSDPLSSASTLDMPTFIRKRSAD from the coding sequence ATGACAATTGAATCGTCGGCCTTGGGCAAGCTCAATATAGATTTTGTTGAGAGTCAGCGTGAAGGGGCAGTCATTAAAGTGATCGGCGTCGGCGGTGGAGGTGGCAACGCAGTCAATCACATGATCAATGAACGCATCGAAGGGGTTCAGTTCATCGTTGCCAATACAGATGCCCAAGCTTTGAAACTATCCCAAGCTCAAATCAAACTGCAAATGGGTGAGAAACTGACCAAGGGATTGGGAGCTGGAGCCAATCCCAACATCGGTCGGGATGCAGCGTTGGAAGACACGGAGAAAATCCTGGAAGCCCTGGAAGGCGCTGACATGGTGTTTATCACAGCCGGCCTGGGTGGCGGCACGGGAACAGGCGCAGCGCCCATCATCGCCAGCTTAGCCGCGGAGCTGAATGCGTTGACCGTCGCCGTGGTGACCAAGCCGTTTGCCTTTGAAGGCCGCAAGCGCATGGAGCAAGCCGAACAAGGACTGAGAGACCTCAAGGAATGTGTTGATACGCTCATCACCATTCCCAACGAGCGATTGCTCAGCGTGGTGGATAAAACGGTGACGCTGCTGAACGCATTCAAGCTGGTTGATGACGTATTACGCCAAGCCGTGCAGGGCATCTCAGATTTAATCAAAGTGCCCGGCCTGATTAACCTCGATTTTGCCGATGTGAAAACAATCATGGCCGGCATGGGCATGGCGCTCATGGGAATGGGAGAGGCCACCGGCGATAATCGCGCACTGGAAGCGACGCAACGCGCGATTTCCAGTCCGTTGTTGGAAGAAGGCTCGATTGAAGGCGCGCGTGGCGTGCTCATCAATGTGACGGGTGGCTCCGACCTGACGCTGTTTGAGGTCAATCAGGCTATTTCGCTCGTGCGCGAGGCAGCCCATGAAGATGCCAACATCCTGTTTGGCGCGGTCATCAACGATTCGATGCGAAACGGCATGAAAGTGACCGTCATCGCTACCGGGTTCGACAAGTCAGCTATCCGACAGGTCCAGCAGCCAATACCTCATGCGGGGTTGCGGCCTGGCCTTGGGCCACTGAGTGGAATTGGCGGCAGTGACCCGCTCAGCTCGGCCTCAACGCTCGACATGCCGACCTTCATTCGCAAGCGCTCGGCTGACTAG
- the ftsA gene encoding cell division protein FtsA, with amino-acid sequence MTKATHIVGLDLGTSQVTVVVGQIGPTGSLEILGLGQAPARGLRKGVVVNPDAAVEPIRRAVEDAERISGLDIESVYVSMSGTLLRGSNHRGVIAIAGRDRRITAADIQRVIDAACLVTLPGGHEIVDMQPQEYLIDGQDGITDPLGMLGSRLEALVHLITGPATIRQNVVTAVNKAGLYVAGVVSEPIAAAEAVLTADEREYGSVAINIGSETTSLAVYKRGAVQHTAIFPLGGAHFTSDIAIGVRTPIPEAERIKREFGCVLSNISAGHAGATIPVPSFNQRPSRSLSVEVLCDILQARAEEILHGVRDELRRFGWERELGSGVVFTGGGALLAGLPELAEQIFDYPARMGLPLNVSSMTEEIYSPMRATAIGLLHIAARGGALHNQTAWPADAPMVARAASAVKHWFTHWF; translated from the coding sequence ATGACGAAGGCGACGCATATTGTTGGGCTTGATCTGGGTACAAGTCAGGTCACGGTTGTGGTCGGTCAGATAGGCCCGACCGGTTCTCTGGAGATTCTGGGTTTGGGCCAGGCGCCGGCGCGTGGATTGCGCAAGGGCGTTGTGGTCAATCCTGATGCCGCTGTCGAACCGATCCGCCGGGCGGTCGAAGATGCCGAACGCATCTCCGGGCTGGACATCGAGTCAGTCTATGTCAGCATGTCTGGCACGCTGCTGCGCGGATCGAATCATCGCGGCGTGATTGCCATTGCCGGACGCGACCGCCGCATCACAGCGGCAGATATTCAACGCGTGATTGATGCCGCTTGTTTGGTGACATTGCCCGGCGGACATGAAATTGTTGACATGCAACCACAGGAGTATCTCATTGACGGACAAGATGGCATCACTGATCCGTTGGGCATGCTCGGCAGCCGATTAGAGGCGCTGGTGCACTTGATTACGGGTCCAGCGACGATTCGGCAGAATGTGGTGACCGCCGTCAATAAAGCTGGGCTCTATGTGGCCGGCGTCGTCTCAGAACCGATTGCTGCGGCCGAAGCCGTGCTCACCGCCGACGAGCGGGAATATGGCTCGGTCGCCATCAATATCGGCAGCGAAACAACGTCGCTGGCTGTGTATAAACGCGGCGCTGTGCAACACACGGCCATCTTTCCACTGGGCGGCGCGCACTTCACCAGCGATATTGCCATCGGTGTGCGCACGCCGATTCCTGAGGCTGAACGCATCAAGCGAGAGTTTGGCTGCGTGCTCAGCAACATCAGCGCAGGCCACGCCGGCGCCACGATTCCCGTGCCGAGTTTCAATCAGCGTCCGTCGCGCAGCCTCTCCGTCGAGGTGTTGTGTGACATCCTGCAAGCGCGCGCCGAAGAAATCCTGCACGGGGTGCGTGATGAGCTGCGTCGGTTTGGCTGGGAGCGAGAGCTAGGCAGCGGCGTCGTCTTCACCGGCGGCGGCGCATTGCTGGCAGGTTTGCCGGAGCTGGCCGAGCAAATTTTTGACTATCCGGCGCGGATGGGATTGCCGCTGAACGTCAGCAGCATGACTGAGGAAATCTATTCGCCAATGCGCGCCACAGCCATTGGACTGCTGCACATCGCGGCGCGTGGCGGCGCACTGCATAATCAAACGGCCTGGCCAGCGGATGCGCCGATGGTGGCGCGCGCTGCCTCAGCCGTCAAACATTGGTTTACTCATTGGTTTTAA
- a CDS encoding FtsQ-type POTRA domain-containing protein, producing MIQLPAQVVQKSARRKRPRARPQERVMARRPLKLHLSLRSMGRLVGLVTMAVLVVAAYKPVVTSSVFELKHVRVVTGQRVRADQIEALVRRQMGASVYGADLDELRQTLKQQPLVEDVIVARLLPDTIRVTVIERQPVAVVKLGDQLVCVDKNGHVIGEYHLMESHPPLLGWTAANTTASRLANLNRLRLYLELKQALSGMKRNYWNEVSEVDIHDVRNVVIRLNATPMVPIHLGHQDFARRLSQALRILDDVHHGKLKASHIDVSDPSRMIVGQSQPDSLSSRRAAENAHVRQAR from the coding sequence ATGATTCAGCTACCGGCACAAGTAGTGCAGAAGTCGGCGCGGCGCAAACGTCCGCGCGCGCGGCCGCAAGAGCGGGTTATGGCCCGTCGTCCGCTGAAGTTGCATCTGAGCCTGCGCTCGATGGGCCGACTCGTTGGTCTGGTCACGATGGCGGTTTTGGTGGTGGCAGCTTATAAGCCGGTGGTGACCAGCTCCGTCTTTGAGCTGAAGCATGTGCGTGTCGTGACCGGTCAACGAGTGCGTGCCGATCAGATCGAGGCGCTTGTCCGGCGGCAGATGGGCGCCAGCGTCTATGGCGCTGACTTAGACGAGCTGCGCCAAACGTTGAAGCAGCAGCCGCTGGTAGAGGACGTCATTGTGGCGCGATTGCTGCCCGATACAATCCGCGTGACGGTGATCGAGCGTCAGCCGGTGGCTGTTGTGAAACTGGGCGATCAGCTTGTTTGCGTGGACAAAAATGGCCACGTCATCGGCGAATATCATCTGATGGAGTCGCACCCGCCGTTGCTCGGATGGACTGCCGCAAACACGACGGCAAGTCGGCTCGCCAATCTGAACCGACTGCGGCTCTACCTGGAACTAAAACAGGCCTTGAGTGGCATGAAACGCAACTACTGGAACGAGGTCAGCGAAGTGGATATTCACGATGTGCGCAACGTTGTGATTCGGTTGAACGCAACGCCGATGGTGCCGATTCATCTTGGCCATCAGGATTTTGCCCGTCGGTTGAGTCAGGCGCTGAGAATTCTGGATGATGTCCATCATGGCAAACTCAAAGCCAGTCACATTGATGTTTCTGATCCATCGCGGATGATTGTCGGACAATCACAACCCGATTCCTTATCAAGCCGTCGAGCTGCTGAAAATGCTCACGTGAGACAAGCGAGGTAA
- the murB gene encoding UDP-N-acetylmuramate dehydrogenase: MMQTAKADKSVNAHAAEWSSEQMEFQRMAETVALICRHLGIPCSLDSWMKDVTTIGVGGPILAIAFPKNARSALQLVQRLNQEEIAWSPLGMGTNLLAMDKPQRRVAISLRQFYGTPSIEGPVVQVPAGLSLPALVSVTAELGLSGLEGLSGLSGSVGGAIKRNVSAYGCEIGAVTRSVTVLCNDGVHTLRQEEVGFEHGHSALGDQQMVLTAAFQLVRGDRARMTRTIARYRKAHLDHRPLTERCLGGVFKNPPLQSAGRLIDELQLKGLSRGGAVISEKHANYIVNRGQATAADVLELIEAVRYAVMSLRRIDLQLGVTIWS; the protein is encoded by the coding sequence ATGATGCAGACAGCGAAAGCGGACAAATCGGTGAATGCGCACGCAGCAGAGTGGTCAAGCGAACAGATGGAGTTTCAGCGGATGGCCGAGACCGTCGCGTTGATTTGCCGACATCTGGGCATTCCATGTTCACTGGATAGTTGGATGAAGGATGTGACAACCATTGGTGTTGGCGGCCCGATTCTCGCTATTGCCTTCCCGAAGAATGCGCGGTCGGCTTTGCAACTGGTGCAGCGGCTCAATCAGGAAGAGATTGCATGGTCGCCGCTGGGCATGGGCACGAATCTGTTAGCGATGGACAAGCCGCAACGACGGGTGGCCATTAGCCTCCGGCAATTCTACGGGACGCCCAGCATTGAAGGTCCGGTCGTGCAGGTTCCGGCAGGGTTGAGTTTGCCGGCATTGGTGTCGGTCACTGCCGAGTTGGGATTATCCGGACTGGAAGGATTAAGCGGGCTATCGGGCAGCGTTGGCGGCGCAATCAAGCGCAACGTCAGCGCCTACGGCTGTGAAATCGGCGCGGTGACGCGCAGCGTGACCGTGCTGTGCAATGATGGCGTGCATACGCTGCGACAGGAGGAAGTTGGCTTCGAGCACGGACACTCTGCTTTGGGCGATCAGCAGATGGTGTTAACGGCGGCGTTTCAGCTCGTCCGTGGTGATCGAGCGCGTATGACACGGACGATTGCGCGCTATCGGAAAGCGCATCTGGATCATCGTCCGCTGACCGAGCGTTGTCTGGGTGGCGTCTTCAAAAATCCGCCGTTGCAATCGGCCGGGCGATTGATTGACGAGTTGCAACTGAAAGGATTGTCGCGCGGCGGCGCAGTGATCTCCGAAAAACATGCCAATTACATTGTCAATCGTGGTCAGGCGACCGCGGCTGATGTGTTGGAATTGATCGAAGCTGTGCGCTACGCCGTGATGAGTTTGCGGCGCATTGATTTGCAACTAGGCGTGACCATTTGGAGCTGA
- the murC gene encoding UDP-N-acetylmuramate--L-alanine ligase produces the protein MLGKIRHIHFVGVGGSGMSGIAELLLNQGYKVSGSDLKFSPVTDRLQQLGARVFEGHRAEHVAGADVVVVSTAVRADNPEVQYARRHQIPVIPRAEMLAELMRLKYSIAVAGAHGKTTTTSMIGTVLAHAGLDPTIIVGGRLHALGSGARLGSGQYLVAEADESDKSFLKLTPTFAVVTNIDREHLDVYRDLDEIRDCFVQFVNKVPFYGLVVLCLDDPGAQAIIPRIERRIITYGLSSQADVEATDVELSPQLSSQFVVKHRGQALGPIHLRVPGGHNIYNALAAVAVGLDLEIDFPSIAAGLAQFSGVARRFEFKGQIAGVQLYDDYGHHPTEIKATLSAAKSAGHRLVVLFQPHRYTRTKYLMDEFAVAFNDADLLLVTDIYPASEDPIEGVTAAALVERIKQFGHKQADYVGELEHAVERLASVVRPGDMVLTLGAGNVYRAGEQLMEHLKERRGT, from the coding sequence ATGTTGGGCAAGATTCGACATATTCATTTTGTTGGCGTCGGCGGCTCAGGCATGAGCGGCATAGCCGAGTTGTTGCTCAATCAAGGTTACAAAGTGTCGGGGTCTGATCTGAAGTTTTCGCCTGTGACCGATCGCTTGCAGCAATTAGGCGCGCGCGTGTTTGAGGGCCATCGCGCCGAGCACGTTGCCGGAGCGGATGTAGTCGTTGTCTCAACAGCCGTGCGGGCCGACAACCCGGAAGTGCAGTATGCGCGACGCCATCAAATCCCGGTGATCCCACGCGCTGAGATGCTGGCTGAATTGATGCGGTTGAAATACAGCATCGCCGTGGCTGGCGCGCACGGCAAAACAACGACGACCTCCATGATTGGCACCGTGCTGGCGCATGCCGGCCTTGATCCAACGATCATTGTCGGAGGACGATTGCACGCGCTGGGCAGCGGAGCGCGGTTGGGCAGTGGCCAGTATCTGGTAGCCGAGGCCGATGAAAGCGACAAATCGTTTCTGAAATTGACGCCCACGTTCGCGGTGGTGACCAACATTGACCGCGAGCATCTGGATGTTTATCGTGACCTGGACGAGATTCGTGACTGCTTCGTCCAATTCGTCAATAAGGTTCCGTTTTACGGCTTAGTGGTGCTGTGTCTGGATGATCCCGGTGCGCAAGCGATCATTCCGCGCATTGAGCGACGAATCATCACCTATGGATTGTCATCGCAGGCCGATGTGGAAGCGACCGACGTTGAGTTATCGCCGCAACTGAGTTCGCAATTTGTGGTGAAACATCGTGGGCAGGCGCTTGGTCCTATCCACCTGCGTGTGCCTGGCGGCCATAATATCTACAACGCGCTGGCGGCGGTGGCCGTCGGATTGGATTTGGAGATTGATTTTCCCAGCATTGCTGCCGGGTTAGCTCAGTTCAGTGGCGTGGCGCGCCGGTTTGAGTTCAAGGGGCAGATTGCCGGTGTGCAGCTCTATGATGATTATGGTCATCATCCAACGGAGATCAAAGCGACGCTCTCGGCAGCCAAGTCGGCGGGGCATCGGCTGGTGGTGTTATTTCAGCCGCATCGTTACACGCGAACGAAGTATTTGATGGATGAATTCGCCGTGGCGTTCAATGATGCCGATCTGCTGCTAGTGACCGACATTTACCCGGCCAGCGAAGACCCGATTGAAGGCGTCACCGCGGCGGCACTGGTCGAGCGCATCAAGCAGTTTGGTCACAAGCAAGCAGATTACGTTGGCGAGCTGGAGCATGCTGTTGAGCGGCTGGCCTCGGTTGTCAGGCCCGGCGATATGGTGCTGACGCTCGGAGCCGGCAATGTCTATCGCGCAGGCGAACAGTTGATGGAGCATCTGAAGGAGAGACGCGGAACATGA
- the murG gene encoding undecaprenyldiphospho-muramoylpentapeptide beta-N-acetylglucosaminyltransferase has translation MSPRVLIAAGGTGGHIFPGVAVAREWQRHDPQVKVLFVGTARGLETRVIPQEGFELELIEVSGLNRVGLGPMLRSLAMLPRGFMQSLGVLRRFRPDLVIGVGGYAAGPIMLMAALKRIPTLIIEPNAYPGFTNRVLARWVRAAAVGFAEAAPYFHGKAVVTGNPVRPEFFQIASASPAIAEAATAPFHLLIVGGSQGAHALNTAAMAAVPVLLLNYDQLTVTHQTGERDLALARAAYESLAQRERVHVRPFIHPVADELARAHFVVCRAGAITLAELAALGKPALLVPLPTAANDHQRKNAEAMARQGAARCVLQSELTPERMVAEVARVIEDRHQLAAMAAAMRRFARPDAAQKIVALGYELMQQRSANPASRLQVSKSDTESHSAVDGDTGLSDDGNDAHSVAPAAVVN, from the coding sequence GTGTCGCCTAGAGTGTTGATTGCAGCCGGGGGAACTGGCGGTCATATCTTTCCGGGCGTGGCCGTGGCGCGCGAGTGGCAACGGCACGACCCGCAGGTGAAGGTGCTGTTTGTCGGCACGGCGCGCGGTCTGGAGACGCGGGTCATTCCGCAAGAAGGATTCGAGCTGGAGCTGATCGAAGTGAGCGGTTTGAACCGCGTCGGCCTTGGGCCAATGCTGCGTAGCTTGGCGATGTTGCCGCGCGGTTTCATGCAGTCCCTTGGCGTGTTGCGGCGATTCCGGCCTGATCTGGTCATTGGCGTGGGTGGCTATGCAGCAGGGCCGATCATGTTGATGGCTGCGCTCAAGCGAATTCCTACATTGATTATCGAGCCGAATGCCTATCCGGGCTTCACCAATCGTGTGCTGGCACGTTGGGTGCGCGCCGCGGCTGTAGGTTTTGCCGAGGCCGCTCCGTACTTTCATGGCAAAGCCGTGGTCACAGGCAATCCGGTTCGCCCGGAATTTTTCCAAATAGCCAGCGCGTCGCCGGCCATTGCTGAAGCGGCTACCGCTCCTTTTCATTTGCTCATTGTCGGCGGCAGTCAGGGCGCCCATGCGCTAAACACGGCTGCTATGGCAGCGGTCCCTGTCCTCCTCCTCAACTATGATCAGCTCACCGTGACCCACCAGACGGGGGAGCGTGATCTAGCTTTGGCGCGCGCCGCTTATGAGTCACTGGCGCAGCGTGAGCGGGTGCACGTGCGTCCGTTCATTCATCCAGTGGCTGATGAGTTGGCGCGCGCTCACTTTGTCGTGTGTCGCGCCGGCGCGATCACGCTGGCTGAATTGGCCGCCCTTGGGAAACCGGCGCTGCTGGTGCCACTGCCAACAGCGGCCAACGATCATCAACGCAAAAATGCCGAAGCGATGGCTCGACAGGGCGCTGCGCGCTGTGTGTTGCAATCTGAGCTGACGCCAGAGCGCATGGTGGCAGAAGTTGCGCGGGTCATTGAAGACCGCCATCAATTGGCTGCCATGGCAGCGGCGATGCGGCGGTTCGCGCGTCCTGACGCGGCGCAGAAGATCGTCGCGCTCGGCTATGAGCTGATGCAGCAGCGGTCGGCCAACCCGGCATCGAGGCTGCAAGTGAGCAAATCGGACACGGAGAGCCACTCGGCTGTTGACGGTGACACAGGATTAAGCGATGACGGCAATGATGCGCACTCTGTTGCGCCGGCGGCGGTGGTGAACTGA